The Kiritimatiellia bacterium genome contains a region encoding:
- a CDS encoding helix-turn-helix transcriptional regulator produces the protein MPSSDTLRLYRETLQAQLHCLQGGCFKFHLPRPLGKMARIAGTHFHFDPELFIQIGGLTDFTFPEEKTRLMAGENLLVPRRLPHSEIARDYKGNFLNMVVMFPREGVSIHAAARNKQGHPQSYGLEYFRTTQGLRIEQYLDDIADFYHSGGDEKKDPEVEKAVRGLFQAAFAALLLIVNRNGAPARTGEHPKIEACRKLIISRIYDSSLSVQKLAGQIHCSPDYLSHLFATETGERLVDFIHQERIALAKRHLRNPALSIKEIAWACGFADQGYFTRLFRRLAGETPKVFRKKCGESP, from the coding sequence ATGCCTTCTTCCGATACCCTCCGTCTCTACCGTGAAACCTTGCAGGCCCAGCTCCATTGCCTTCAAGGGGGGTGTTTTAAGTTTCATTTGCCGCGTCCTTTGGGAAAGATGGCAAGAATTGCCGGGACGCATTTTCATTTTGACCCCGAACTTTTCATCCAGATCGGCGGGTTGACCGATTTCACTTTTCCGGAGGAAAAGACGCGGCTAATGGCGGGCGAAAATCTTTTGGTCCCGCGCAGGCTGCCGCACAGCGAGATTGCGCGGGATTACAAAGGGAATTTTCTGAACATGGTGGTCATGTTTCCGCGCGAAGGCGTCAGCATCCATGCCGCCGCCAGGAATAAACAGGGGCATCCCCAATCCTATGGCTTGGAATATTTCCGGACAACACAAGGGCTCCGGATTGAACAGTATCTTGATGATATTGCGGATTTCTATCATTCCGGCGGGGATGAAAAAAAAGACCCGGAAGTTGAAAAGGCCGTCCGGGGGCTTTTCCAGGCGGCTTTTGCCGCGCTGCTCCTCATCGTCAACCGGAACGGGGCGCCCGCCCGGACCGGAGAACATCCGAAGATTGAGGCATGCCGGAAATTAATCATCAGCCGCATTTACGATTCATCGCTTTCGGTCCAAAAACTGGCCGGACAAATCCATTGTTCCCCGGATTATCTTTCCCATCTTTTCGCAACGGAAACGGGCGAGCGCCTCGTTGATTTCATCCATCAAGAACGGATTGCGCTGGCCAAACGGCATCTGCGCAATCCGGCTCTGAGCATCAAGGAAATTGCCTGGGCCTGCGGTTTTGCCGACCAGGGTTATTTCACGCGCCTGTTCAGGCGTCTGGCGGGCGAAACGCCGAAAGTTTTCCGTAAAAAATGCGGAGAATCCCCCTGA